The Bacilli bacterium region AGGTTATCTTCCGATCCCAGTCAAAGTCATTGACTTCATAACTGGATTGATATGAGTTGTCATCGAATTTTCCGCCATCTTTTGGCTTGGTTCTTAAAAACTCTGTTCCGCCTTGAAAAAAGCTGATTCCTTCGGCGGTCAACGTCATGGCGGCCGCCTGCGTTACCCGCTTCAAAATTGTGTTTTCATCGTAAATGTTTAAATCTGTCGTTAGTGACATTTTGTCAAATAAAGTGTTGTTATCATGGCAATCAACATAGTTGACTACCTGTGCCGGATCGTCGCTTCCGCCTGTTTCAATACCCAGGAGTCCGTTTTTAACATTGGTTGTTTGGGTGACGCTGGGACTGCCATTTTGTACCCATCCAACACCGGTCTTATCAAAAACACTGCCTTTAACCCCATCACGGAAGGCATCGTTAAATCCTCCGACATTACTTATTTGCGGAATATTGTCATAGGTAGCTAATGTGGTATCAACCGCAGTGACGGTTGATAACTTCCAAGGTTCACCATAGATCAGTGAATGGCTGTCAATGGCATGAACACGCGCGGAAATTGCATTCATTGTTTCCACATCATGAAGTCCCATGAGATCAAAACGAAATCCGCCAATCTTGTATTCTTCCGTCCACCAAGCAGTGCTGTCGGTCATAAAACGCTGCATCATAATGCGTTCGGAAGCCGTATCGTTACCAACTCCCGATCCATTAGAAAGCGATCCGTCTTCCTTATAACGGAAGTAGTATTCGGGAACAATTTTGTTAAATGATGAAGAACTGACACTGGCAACATGGTTATAAACAACGTCCATCACAATACGAATTCCCGCCTGGGAATAGGCTTGAACAACTTGTTTGAATTCATTGACCCGGATGGCGCCATCATAGGGATTGCTGCTATAAGCCCCCTCCAGCACATCGTAATTTTTGGGATTATATCCCCAGTTGAATGCGACGTTAACCTCATCATTGCTCTGGTCAAAGAAAGGAAGAATTTGCACGACATTGACACCGAGTTCCTTAATATGGTCAAAGCCGGTGGTTACAGTCATTCCATCTTGGGTATAGGTTGTTCCCTCTTCAATAAGACCAAGATATTTCTTTCTTGAACTCTCGTGACCATTCCAGGTTGAATCGCTTGTTAAATCAGCTACATGCATTTCGTATACCGCCGCTTGCGTTGGCTCAATTTCCGGCAAGTTTACATCATCCCATCCGGTTGGATCGGTGGATGAAAAGTCTAAGATCATTCCTCTTTCGCCATTTACACCTGCCGCTTTAGCATATGGGTCAACGGCCTCCACACCGGAAGGAAACATCGCGTTAGTTACAAAGAAGGTGTAATATTTGCCATTCAAATCACCATTGACAGTTACCGCCCAAACTCCATAATCTCCCTTGCTCATCGCATAGGGGGTAAAGTTATTATCGCCTGAAACGGAATCAACCGTTGTTGGAGTTCCGCTCTCGTATATTCTGAGTACAACTTGGCTGCTTGTCGGTGCCCAGACTTTAAATATTGACGATGTTGACGAATAAGTTACGCCTAAATCGCTGCCGCTATAAGTCGAGTTTTCCTTAAAATAGG contains the following coding sequences:
- the pulA gene encoding type I pullulanase → MKIWKKIKTIGVLVGAILTLIVASNSTIVSSKMITATKRNVAYSEPTIVFHYHRADNNYTNWDLWLWEYGKDGVATAFTDEDSYGKYVALPLSTWSNTESVYVIARKTDWSAQTSDLEVVYSNFTLSTDNAYDIYMVDLENTLYASAEEALADKILSSRFVEVNAVEVVTNYFPSVFIVKENDNSLTSSSGTPVYNATSYSYKTTVTVGDSGFAMDFNNSYSVFVTFHDSGETKSASVSISGLFDTSYFKENSTYSGSDLGVTYSSTSSIFKVWAPTSSQVVLRIYESGTPTTVDSVSGDNNFTPYAMSKGDYGVWAVTVNGDLNGKYYTFFVTNAMFPSGVEAVDPYAKAAGVNGERGMILDFSSTDPTGWDDVNLPEIEPTQAAVYEMHVADLTSDSTWNGHESSRKKYLGLIEEGTTYTQDGMTVTTGFDHIKELGVNVVQILPFFDQSNDEVNVAFNWGYNPKNYDVLEGAYSSNPYDGAIRVNEFKQVVQAYSQAGIRIVMDVVYNHVASVSSSSFNKIVPEYYFRYKEDGSLSNGSGVGNDTASERIMMQRFMTDSTAWWTEEYKIGGFRFDLMGLHDVETMNAISARVHAIDSHSLIYGEPWKLSTVTAVDTTLATYDNIPQISNVGGFNDAFRDGVKGSVFDKTGVGWVQNGSPSVTQTTNVKNGLLGIETGGSDDPAQVVNYVDCHDNNTLFDKMSLTTDLNIYDENTILKRVTQAAAMTLTAEGISFFQGGTEFLRTKPKDGGKFDDNSYQSSYEVNDFDWDRKITYHQQYEIFRELVALKTGNSLFQYGTRAAVDSHVTYTSASELGIDAPIMKLSYVDGDNQMAIYHIGTTTRVTVDLTGYEVVVDTSGTFAVGERLGSERLLGNTTLILKPVSGSSPSSDSTSGGSSSNGDGDNGGLSTLGIVLAVGGGLIILGGGTALILLLKKKKHF